The Hemiscyllium ocellatum isolate sHemOce1 chromosome 7, sHemOce1.pat.X.cur, whole genome shotgun sequence genome window below encodes:
- the LOC132817344 gene encoding retinol dehydrogenase 7-like produces MTGRFLTLKFRPKRVTTLTQLFDIKQASTKVEDVVENILQLVHTAPIQTSILGIAIIFFLCWLIRDNLELKNIKDKYIFITGCDTGFGNVLAKQLDKRGFHVIAACFTENGAEKLQTDCSTKLKTVRLNVTSQDHIQKAVDFVQAEVGDQGLWGLVNNAGRAIPIGPTEWLTVEDFTRVLDVNLVGLINVTLHFLPLVKKAKGRIVNVASVMGRISFAGGGYCVSKYGVESFSDSLRRDMQHFGIKVSIIEPGFFKTETTNLEFIEKNLQQLWERLTPETRDHYGPNYFNNYIKVQRFSMHSLCSTDLEKVTNCMDHALTAKYPRTRYSAGWDAKFFWIPISYTPSFLVDCLLRLLLPTPAYCLRKSKARNIVGV; encoded by the exons ATGACGGG gcgcttcctcaccttaaagTTTCGGCCGAAAA Gagtgaccacacttacccaattatttgatataaagcag GCATCTACCAAAGTAGAAGACGTTGTTGAAAATATTCTACAG TTGGTTCATACAGCTCCAATACAGACATCTATTCTGGGAATCGCCATCATCTTCTTCCTTTGCTGGTTAATTAGAGACAACTTGGAACTCAAAAATATCAAGGATAAATATATCTTTATTACTGGATGTGACACTGGCTTTGGAAACGTGCTGGCCAAGCAGCTTGACAAACGGGGGTTTCATGTAATTGCTGCTTGCTTTACGGAAAATGGAGCAGAGAAACTGCAAACAGACTGTTCAACTAAATTGAAAACTGTCAGGCTCAATGTTACCAGCCAAGATCATATTCAGAAAGCAGTGGACTTTGTACAGGCAGAAGTTGGAGACCAAG GTCTGTGGGGTTTAGTGAATAATGCTGGAAGAGCAATTCCAATAGGACCAACAGAATGGCTGACTGTGGAAGATTTTACCAGAGTCTTGGATGTTAACCTAGTTGGACTTATTAATGTCACCCTTCATTTTCTTCCACTGGTGAAAAAGGCAAAGGGAAGGATAGTGAATGTGGCTAGTGTCATGGGTCGTATTTCATTTGCTGGTGGTGGCTACTGTGTATCAAAATATGGAGTGGAGTCGTTTTCAGACAGTTTAAG GAGGGATATGCAGCACTTTGGAATCAAAGTCAGCATTATTGAACCAGGTTTCTTCAAGACAGAAACTACAAACTTAGAGTTTATTGAGAAAAACCTTCAACAGCTTTGGGAGAGACTCACCCCTGAGACTAGAGATCACTATGGGCCAAATTATTTTAATAATT ACATTAAAGTACAACGGTTTTCAAtgcactcactgtgttccactgaccttgagaaggtgactaactGCATGGACCATGCTTTAACAGCCAAATATCCACGAACACGTTACAGCGCTGGATGGGATGCTAAGTTTTTCTGGATTCCTATCTCCTACACACCATCATTTCTAGTAGATTGCTTGTTACGTTTGTTGTTACCTACCCCTGCATAttgtttgagaaaatcaaaagCCAGGAACATAGTTGGTGTATAA